The Brachyhypopomus gauderio isolate BG-103 unplaced genomic scaffold, BGAUD_0.2 sc365, whole genome shotgun sequence genome has a window encoding:
- the dkk3b gene encoding dickkopf-related protein 3b: MLIFALFSVYLGCAAGGAARGADVDPPDVQTLQAHVALGQATLNEMFKEVEKLMEDTQQKLQDAVHQMENETSRSLYGYNLPSSNYKEADDQAGASSSRTLVQTSRWNEVDHECLIDEDCDEDSYCLYELSRSQCVPCRTTNTECEKDQECCGEQLCVWGLCAQNRTTGQSGTICQQQSDCGSQHCCAFHRAFLFPVCRPRLQEGQGCHEQHKQALEMMLWDEEAPQEHCPCAAGLQCQPVGQESLCVAEVKLSRDGRRRDGH, translated from the exons ATGCTGATATTTGCGCTGTTTTCGGTTTATCTGGGCTGTGCGGCCGGGGGAGCAGCGAGAGGAGCTGATGTTGATCCTCCAGATGTCCAGACGCTCCAGGCGCATGTTGCGCTGGGACAGGCGACTCTCAACGAGATGTTCAAGGAGGTGGAAAAACTGATGGAGGACACCCAGCAGAAATTACAAGACGCTGTGCATCAG ATGGAGAATGAGACGTCCAGATCTTTGTATGGGTACAATCTGCCTTCCAGCAACTACAAG GAAGCAGACGATCAGGCGGGCGCGAGCTCCTCCCGAACCCTCGTTCAGACCAGCCGCTGGAACGAGGTGGACCAC GAGTGTCTGATAGATGAAGACTGTGACGAGGACAGCTACTGTCTCTATGAGCTCAGCAGGTCCCAGTGTGTCCCCTGCAGGACCACAAATACG GAGTGTGAGAAGGACCAGGAGTGTTGCGGGGAGCAACTGTGCGTGTGGGGCCTGTGCGCGCAGAACCGGACCACGGGCCAGTCCGGCACCATCTGTCAGCAGCAGAGCGACTGTGGGTCCCAGCACTGCTGCGCCTTCCACAGAG cgttcCTGTTCCCGGTGTGTCGGCCCCGCCTCCAGGAGGGACAGGGCTGCCATGAGCAGCACAAGCAGGCGCTGGAGATGATGCTGTGGGACGAAGAGGCACCGCAGGAACACTGTCCCTGTGCTGCAGGACTGCAGTGCCAGCCAGTCGG CCAAGAATCTCTGTGCGTTGCTGAGGTGAAGTTATCCAGAGACGGCAGGAGACGAGATGGCCATTAA